A window of Nitrosopumilus sp. b3 contains these coding sequences:
- the map gene encoding type II methionyl aminopeptidase, translating to MQLENYLKAGKIAAEVREMVRVKDWIGKSVYDICEEVESEIKKRGAKCAFPVNASINEIAAHYTAEPNDPITIKDTDLVKIDLGAQINGHIADTAVTVCYDAQFDGLVQAAEEALGNAMSMIKVGVKASDIGRTIETTIKQRGYKPIANLSGHSLEQYTIHAGKSIPNIWSIGGFSLSDNSAYACEPFVTTEQGGGFVRNGQIKNIFAINSRKKIKDPEADRLLDFIWQEFNMLPFALRWITKEWEEKQARELLNILIKKKAVQAYPILIEVNEQRVAQAEHTFIPLEDGVTVTTKAP from the coding sequence GTGCAACTAGAAAACTATCTCAAAGCAGGAAAAATTGCTGCAGAGGTAAGAGAAATGGTCAGAGTAAAAGACTGGATTGGGAAATCAGTATATGATATTTGTGAAGAAGTAGAAAGTGAGATCAAAAAACGAGGGGCAAAATGTGCGTTTCCAGTAAATGCAAGTATTAATGAAATTGCTGCACATTACACGGCTGAGCCAAATGATCCTATTACAATCAAAGATACAGATTTGGTAAAAATTGATCTTGGTGCTCAAATTAACGGGCACATTGCAGATACGGCAGTTACTGTCTGCTATGATGCTCAATTTGACGGACTCGTTCAGGCAGCAGAAGAAGCCCTAGGTAATGCAATGTCGATGATCAAAGTAGGAGTAAAGGCAAGCGATATTGGGCGTACAATTGAGACCACAATTAAACAAAGAGGGTATAAACCAATTGCAAATCTCAGTGGACATTCATTAGAACAATATACAATTCATGCTGGAAAATCAATTCCAAATATTTGGTCAATTGGAGGATTTTCACTTTCAGATAATTCAGCATATGCATGTGAGCCATTTGTCACCACGGAGCAAGGTGGAGGATTTGTCAGGAATGGACAAATTAAAAATATTTTTGCAATAAATTCAAGAAAGAAAATAAAAGATCCAGAAGCTGACAGACTACTTGATTTTATCTGGCAAGAATTCAACATGCTCCCATTTGCATTAAGATGGATTACAAAGGAATGGGAAGAAAAACAAGCAAGAGAATTACTAAATATTTTGATAAAAAAGAAAGCAGTTCAAGCATATCCTATTCTAATCGAGGTTAATGAGCAGAGAGTAGCTCAGGCAGAACATACGTTTATCCCATTGGAAGATGGAGTGACAGTAACTACAAAGGCACCATAG
- a CDS encoding response regulator translates to MQVQDISLDDDVNQSEEHDEITILRDFGLEEDEAQTYVGLAQLGSVKASEISAFTKIDRVRTYKILENLKNLGFATSTLSSPIKFSANEPESILKDIILKQKQKVEHLEKNSSQFLKILSRLKLNEPQVGLPKLTIVSNRNNIYDQMAKIIEETTDRLFVVVTLSDIIRMYYTSIPEVIKKATKNNTNIKLMTGPELLTKLEYIKRLGINKFKIVTLPSPGRLLCSESQVLMSGNTSSQENKNINDESVMVTNSNDIIKNMQSLCEFLWESGEDIVIEEKNNKKEKKSQKQSTILVVDDDSDAVNIFADYLEIKGVSSVERCTSGKKAIERFKKLRPEAVFLDIMMPDVDGFYVLEEIRKIEPKAKIIMVTADKSPATTKKLKEVKPTDIIYKPYDIEQITRCLK, encoded by the coding sequence ATGCAGGTTCAAGATATCTCCCTAGACGATGATGTTAATCAAAGTGAAGAGCATGATGAAATTACTATTCTTCGAGATTTTGGTTTAGAGGAAGATGAGGCACAAACGTATGTGGGATTAGCACAATTGGGCTCAGTCAAAGCAAGTGAGATTAGCGCATTTACAAAAATTGACAGAGTTAGAACATACAAAATATTAGAGAATTTAAAAAATTTAGGATTTGCCACATCGACCCTTTCATCACCAATAAAATTTTCTGCAAATGAACCAGAAAGTATTCTCAAGGATATAATTTTAAAACAAAAACAAAAAGTTGAACATTTAGAAAAAAATAGTTCACAGTTTTTAAAAATTTTATCACGTTTAAAATTAAATGAGCCTCAAGTTGGGCTTCCAAAATTAACTATAGTTTCCAATAGAAATAACATCTATGATCAAATGGCAAAAATTATCGAAGAGACAACAGACAGGTTATTCGTAGTAGTAACACTTTCAGATATTATTCGAATGTATTATACTTCAATTCCAGAAGTTATCAAAAAAGCAACAAAAAATAATACAAATATCAAATTAATGACAGGACCTGAGCTATTAACAAAACTAGAATACATTAAAAGATTAGGCATCAATAAATTCAAAATTGTAACTCTTCCATCACCAGGGCGATTACTATGCAGTGAATCTCAAGTATTAATGTCAGGCAACACATCATCTCAAGAAAATAAAAACATCAATGATGAATCAGTTATGGTAACAAACTCTAATGATATAATTAAAAACATGCAAAGTTTGTGTGAATTTCTTTGGGAATCAGGGGAAGATATTGTAATTGAAGAAAAAAATAATAAAAAAGAAAAGAAATCACAAAAACAATCAACAATTCTAGTAGTAGATGATGATTCAGATGCAGTAAATATTTTTGCAGACTATTTGGAGATAAAGGGCGTCTCATCAGTTGAAAGATGCACTTCTGGGAAAAAGGCAATTGAGAGATTCAAGAAGTTACGTCCAGAGGCAGTATTTCTGGATATCATGATGCCTGATGTTGATGGATTTTATGTTCTAGAAGAGATTCGCAAGATTGAGCCTAAAGCAAAAATCATCATGGTTACAGCAGACAAATCTCCAGCAACAACAAAAAAACTCAAAGAAGTAAAACCCACAGATATTATCTACAAACCTTATGACATTGAACAAATTACAAGGTGTTTAAAATAA